The following proteins are co-located in the Podarcis raffonei isolate rPodRaf1 chromosome 5, rPodRaf1.pri, whole genome shotgun sequence genome:
- the TLX1 gene encoding T-cell leukemia homeobox protein 1 isoform X3, with amino-acid sequence MDHLGAHHLHQSHAEPISFGIDQILNNPDQGSCMISNARLQDVADYGLGGCVVSSAYNPMAGHYGSATGGGGGGGAGGGGSSSAGGYSNGGACSMASLAGSYNMNLGVGTMNGNNLNAAGGVIRVPAHRPLTGGVHQPLSTAVPTVPSVNNLTGLTFPWMESNRRYTKDRFTVALSPFTVTRRIGHPYQNRTPPKKKKPRTSFTRLQICELEKRFHRQKYLASAERAALAKALKMTDAQVKTWFQNRRTKWRTSSHGQMTPRRLPA; translated from the exons ATGGATCACTTAGGGGCGCACCACCTCCACCAGAGCCACGCCGAGCCCATCAGCTTCGGCATCGACCAGATCCTCAACAACCCGGACCAAGGCAGCTGCATGATCTCCAACGCGCGCCTGCAGGACGTGGCGGACTACGGCCTGGGAGGATGCGTGGTGAGCAGCGCGTACAACCCCATGGCCGGCCACTACGGCTCGGCCaccggcggcggaggcggcggaggcgcaggaggaggagggtcGTCCTCCGCCGGAGGTTACAGCAACGGCGGGGCTTGCAGCATGGCTTCTCTGGCGGGGTCTTACAACATGAACCTGGGGGTCGGGACCATGAACGGAAATAACCTCAACGCGGCCGGGGGCGTGATCCGGGTGCCGGCGCACAGACCCCTGACCGGAGGCGTCCACCAGCCTCTCTCCACGGCCGTGCCCACCGTCCCGTCCGTGAACAATCTCACGGGGCTGACTTTCCCCTGGATGGAGAGCAACAGGCGCTACACCAAGGACAGGTTCACAG TGGCCCTCTCACCGTTCACTGTAACACGCCGTATAGGTCACCCCTACCAGAACCGGACGCCccccaagaagaagaagcccCGCACCTCCTTCACCCGCCTGCAGATCTGCGAGCTGGAGAAGCGCTTCCACCGGCAGAAGTACCTGGCCTCGGCCGAGAGGGCGGCTCTGGCCAAGGCACTGAAAATGACCGACGCGCAAGTCAAGACCTGGTTCCAGAACAGGAGGACAAAGTGGAG